In one window of Solanum pennellii chromosome 2, SPENNV200 DNA:
- the LOC107011894 gene encoding tobamovirus multiplication protein 1 isoform X1, protein MIEWREGTCYPKALMGVNVGLASVDAVIAVLAFAQLMRIHSRNTHSGWTRQKVFHLMIGSSNLGYFLYFILTIVAACKGWIFWSHSCGFVVMAFPKILFLAAFLLLLSFWVDLCHQSNDEEDEDDVYSPREALLEKNKPNSNADSRRRCCSLRAVKVGSRQKVVVLVTLLVFLLMLVAAVLIWIGRGRNPIDSSVVARVYVDLFALAVLLLGVALACYGLVLFLKMSKVRSERASSEMWKVAGLAVVSVLCFTSSAAVAIFTDIPLLFNWHGQKINGVCTSLLMVLYYFIGSSVPSAFVLWVMRELPPPLVTFSQQESRTIAFINDSSATVQPQRWTAAASVQNQVSRASPI, encoded by the exons TTAATGAGAATTCACTCTCGGAATACACACAGTGGCTGGACTCGTCAGAAA GTATTTCACTTGATGATTGGATCTTCAAATTTGG gttatttcctttattttattttgacaatTGTTGCCGCATGTAAGGGTTGGATTTTCTGGTCGCACTCCTGTGGCTTTGTCGTTATGG CTTTCCCCAAAATTCTTTTCCTTGCGGcatttcttcttctcctttctttctg GGTTGATCTTTGTCATCAGtcaaatgatgaagaagatgaagatgatgtATATAGCCCTCGAGAAGCTTTGTTGGAGAAGAACAAGCCAAATTCAAATGCTGATAGTCGCCGAAGATGCTGCTCTTTGCGTGCTGTCAAAGTGGGAAGCCGCCAAAAAGTTGTGGTTCTG GTTACCCTGTTAGTTTTTCTGTTAATGTTGGTAGCTGCTGTACTAATATGGATTGGGAGGGGAAGGAACCCTATTGATTCATCTGTTGTGGCTCGG GTGTATGTAGATCTCTTTGCCTTAGCAGTTCTTTTGCTGGGAGTGGCATTGGCATGCTATG GACTGGTATTGTTCTTGAAAATGAGCAAGGTGAGATCTGAAAGGGCTTCATCAGAAATGTGGAAG GTTGCAGGCTTGGCAGTTGTTTCTGTTCTATGTTTCACTTCAAGTGCCGCTGTCGCCATATTCACAGATATACCC CTTCTTTTTAACTGGCATGGACAGAAGATAAATGGTGTTTGTACATCTCTTCTCATggttttgtattattttatag GTTCTTCTGTACCTTCAGCATTTGTGCTATGGGTGATGAGAGAACTACCACCTCCACTTGTCACTTTCAGTCAACAGGAGTCGAGGACAATAGCTTTTATAAATGACAGTTCAGCGACAGTACAGCCTCAGCGATGGACAGCTGCTGCAAGTGTGCAAAATCAG GTCTCAAGGGCGAGCCCCATATGA
- the LOC107009106 gene encoding mitochondrial inner membrane protease subunit 1-like — MGLKNLKQLTPFIKEAFQQTLLVAKFLCGIHVVNSYICTLALTQGPSMLPTFNLTGDLVLAERLSTQFEKMQRGDVVLVRSPENPRKIVIKRLMGMGGDTVRYVVDHANNGIEHTIVVPDGHVWIEGDNKFNTNDSRNFGPVPYGLVQGRVFWLVWPPENFGSVGREVQ, encoded by the exons ATGGGTCTGAAAAATCTGAAGCAATTGACGCCTTTTATCAAAGAAGCATTTCAGCAAACATTACTCGTAGCCAAATTCCTCTGTGGTATTCATGTGGTCAACAGCTATATCTGCACCTTAGCTCTC ACTCAAGGTCCAAGCATGCTTCCAACGTTTAATCTGACTGGAGATCTTGTTTTGGCTGAAAGGCTATCAACTCAATTTGAGAAAATGCAACGTGGAGATGTAGTGCTAGTGCGTAGCCCTGAGAACCCGAGAAAAATTGTGATCAAAAGACTCATGGGTATGGGTGGTGATACTGTTAGATATGTTGTGGATCATGCAAATAATGGAATAGAACATACTATTGTG GTACCAGATGGACATGTTTGGATTGAAGGGGATAACAAATTCAATACCAACGATTCGAGGAACTTTGGACCTGTACCTTATGGACTTGTACAGGGCAGAGTCTTTTGGCTT GTATGGCCTCCTGAAAATTTTGGATCGGTAGGAAGAGAAGTACAGTAA